The following are from one region of the Myotis daubentonii chromosome 2, mMyoDau2.1, whole genome shotgun sequence genome:
- the SUN2 gene encoding SUN domain-containing protein 2 isoform X1, translating to MSRRSQRLTRYSQGDDDGGSSSGGSSVAGSQSTLFKDSPFRTVKRKPSSTKRLSPAPQLGPSDTHTYYSESVVRESYYGSPRAASLARSSILDDQLHSDAYWSEDLPVRRRRGTGDTESSKINGLVRAKLSEDFPGSSSGYSSEDDYVGYSQAAQQGSGSRLRGAVSRAGSFLWTVVTFPGRLFGLLYWWVGTTWYRLTTAASLLDVFVLTRRFSSLRTFLWFLLLLLLLTGLTYGAWNFYPYGLHTVHPTLVSWWAAKGSSQQHEVWEPRDAPHSQAEQRILSRVHSLERRLEALAAEFSSAWQKEAMRLERLELRQGAAGEGGGRGLSQEDTLELLEGLVSRREAALKEDLRRDTAARIQEELVSLRAEHQQDAEDLFKKIVRASQESEDRLQQLKSEWHRMTQESFRENSMKELGRLEGQLAGLRQELAALALKQSSVADQVGLLPQQLQAVRDDVESQFPAWVSQFLLQGGGARSGLLQREEMQARLQELEGKILSHVAEMQGKLAREAVASVGLRLQKEGVIGVTEEEVHRIVNQALKRYSEDRIGMVDYALESGGASVISTRCSETYETKTALLSLFGIPLWYHSQSPRVILQPDVHPGNCWAFQGPQGFAVVRLSARIRPTAVTLEHVPKSLSPNSTISSAPKDFAVFGFDEDLQQEGTPLGQFTYNQDGEPIQTFYFQDPKMATYQVVELRILTNWGHPEYTCIYRFRVHGEPAH from the exons ATGTCTCGTCGAAGCCAGCGCCTCACCCGCTACTCCCAGGGGGACGATGAcggcggcagcagcagtggcgggagctcAGTGGCGGGGAGCCAGAGCACCCTGTTTAAGGACAGTCCTTTCCG GACCGTGAAGAGGAAACCCAGCAGCACGAAGCGCCTCTCCCCGGCGCCCCAGCTGGGCCCCTCGGACACACACACCTACTACAGCGAGTCCGTGGTCAGGGAGTCCTACTACGGCAGCCCCCGGGCCGCCTCCCTGGCCCGGAGCTCCATCCTCGATGACCAGCTGCACAGTGACGCCTACTGGA GTGAGGACCTGCCGGTGAGGCGGAGGAGAGGCACCGGGGACACTGAGAGCAGCAAAATCAATGGGCTGGTGCGGGCCAAGCTCTCCGAGGACTTCCCGGGGTCCTCCTCCGGTTACTCCTCTGAGGACGACTACGTAG GGTACTCACAGGCGGCCCAGCAGGGCTCCGGCTCACGGCTGAGGGGCGCGGTCTCGCGGGCAGGCTCTTTCCTCTGGACGGTGGTCACCTTcccag GCCGGCTCTTTGGACTCCTCTACTGGTGGGTCGGCACCACCTGGTACCGCCTGACGACGGCTGCCTCCCTCCTCGACGTCTTCGTTCTAACCAG GCGCTTCTCGTCCCTGAGGACGTTCCTGTGGTtcctcttgctgctgctgctactgacAGGCCTGACCTACG GTGCCTGGAATTTCTACCCCTACGGCCTGCACACGGTCCACCCCACCTTGGTTTCCTGGTGGGCAGCGAAGGGCAGCAGCCAGCAGCATGAGGTGTGGGAGCCCAGAGACGCCCCACATTCCCAG GCTGAGCAGCGCATTCTGTCTCGGGTGCACTCCCTGGAGCGGCGCCTGGAAGCCCTTGCCGCCGAGTTTTCCTCCGCGTGGCAGAAGGAGGCCATGCGCCTGGAACGCCTGGAGCTGCGGCAGGGGGCTGCCGGCGAGGGCGGGGGCCGCGGCCTGAGCCAGGAGGACACGCTGGAGCTCCTGGAGGGGCTGGTGAGCCGCCGAGAGGCCGCCCTGAAGGAGGACCTCCGCAGGGACACCGCGGCCCGGATCCAG GAAGAGCTGGTCTCCCTGAGGGCAGAGCACCAGCAGGACGCGGAAGACCTCTTCAAGAAGATTGTCCGGGCCTCCCAG GAGTCTGAGGACCGACTCCAGCAGCTGAAGTCCGAGTGGCACAG GATGACCCAGGAGTCCTTCCGGGAGAACTCCATGAAGGAGCTGGGGCGGCTGGAGGGCCAGCTGGCAGGCCTGCGCCAGGAGCTGGCAGCCCTGGCCCTGAAGCAGAGCTCGGTGGCGGACCAAGTAGGCCTCCTGCCGCAGCAGCTCCAGGCCGTGCGGGATGAC GTGGAGTCCCAGTTCCCTGCCTGGGTCAGTCAGTTCCTTCTCCAAGGTGGGGGGGCCCGCTCGGGGCTCCTTCAGCGAGAGGAGATGCAGGCTCGGCTGCAGGAGCTGGAGGGCAAGATCCTCAGCCACGTGGCTGAGATGCAGGGCAAGTTGGCGAGGGAGGCGGTGGCCAGCGTGGGGCTGAGGCTGCAGAAGGAAGGCGTGATCGGGGTGACAGAGGAG GAGGTGCACCGCATCGTGAACCAGGCTCTGAAGCGCTACAGTGAGGACCGCATCGGGATGGTGGACTATGCGCTGGAGTCCGGAG GGGCCAGTGTGATCAGCACCCGATGTTCCGAGACCTATGAGACCAAGACGGCCCTCCTCAGCCTCTTCGGCATCCCCCTGTGGTACCACTCCCAGTCGCCCCGCGTCATCCTCCAG CCAGATGTGCACCCAGGCAACTGCTGGGCCTTCCAGGGGCCCCAGGGCTTTGCCGTGGTCCGCCTCTCTGCCCGCATCCGCCCCACTGCTGTCACCTTAGAGCATGTGCCCAAGTCCTTGTCACCCAATAGCACCATCTCCAGTGCCCCGAAGGACTTTGCTGTCTTT GGGTTTGATGAAGACCTGCAGCAGGAGGGGACGCCTCTTGGCCAGTTCACCTACAACCAGGACGGGGAGCCCATCCAGACATTCTATTTTCAG GACCCCAAAATGGCCACATACCAGGTGGTGGAGCTGCGGATCCTGACTAACTGGGGCCACCCTGAGTACACCTGCATCTACCGCTTCAGGGTGCACGGGGAGCCCGCCCACTAG
- the SUN2 gene encoding SUN domain-containing protein 2 isoform X3, whose amino-acid sequence MSRRSQRLTRYSQGDDDGGSSSGGSSVAGSQSTLFKDSPFRTVKRKPSSTKRLSPAPQLGPSDTHTYYSESVVRESYYGSPRAASLARSSILDDQLHSDAYWSEDLPVRRRRGTGDTESSKINGLVRAKLSEDFPGSSSGYSSEDDYVGRLFGLLYWWVGTTWYRLTTAASLLDVFVLTRRFSSLRTFLWFLLLLLLLTGLTYGAWNFYPYGLHTVHPTLVSWWAAKGSSQQHEVWEPRDAPHSQAEQRILSRVHSLERRLEALAAEFSSAWQKEAMRLERLELRQGAAGEGGGRGLSQEDTLELLEGLVSRREAALKEDLRRDTAARIQEELVSLRAEHQQDAEDLFKKIVRASQESEDRLQQLKSEWHRMTQESFRENSMKELGRLEGQLAGLRQELAALALKQSSVADQVGLLPQQLQAVRDDVESQFPAWVSQFLLQGGGARSGLLQREEMQARLQELEGKILSHVAEMQGKLAREAVASVGLRLQKEGVIGVTEEEVHRIVNQALKRYSEDRIGMVDYALESGGASVISTRCSETYETKTALLSLFGIPLWYHSQSPRVILQPDVHPGNCWAFQGPQGFAVVRLSARIRPTAVTLEHVPKSLSPNSTISSAPKDFAVFGFDEDLQQEGTPLGQFTYNQDGEPIQTFYFQDPKMATYQVVELRILTNWGHPEYTCIYRFRVHGEPAH is encoded by the exons ATGTCTCGTCGAAGCCAGCGCCTCACCCGCTACTCCCAGGGGGACGATGAcggcggcagcagcagtggcgggagctcAGTGGCGGGGAGCCAGAGCACCCTGTTTAAGGACAGTCCTTTCCG GACCGTGAAGAGGAAACCCAGCAGCACGAAGCGCCTCTCCCCGGCGCCCCAGCTGGGCCCCTCGGACACACACACCTACTACAGCGAGTCCGTGGTCAGGGAGTCCTACTACGGCAGCCCCCGGGCCGCCTCCCTGGCCCGGAGCTCCATCCTCGATGACCAGCTGCACAGTGACGCCTACTGGA GTGAGGACCTGCCGGTGAGGCGGAGGAGAGGCACCGGGGACACTGAGAGCAGCAAAATCAATGGGCTGGTGCGGGCCAAGCTCTCCGAGGACTTCCCGGGGTCCTCCTCCGGTTACTCCTCTGAGGACGACTACGTAG GCCGGCTCTTTGGACTCCTCTACTGGTGGGTCGGCACCACCTGGTACCGCCTGACGACGGCTGCCTCCCTCCTCGACGTCTTCGTTCTAACCAG GCGCTTCTCGTCCCTGAGGACGTTCCTGTGGTtcctcttgctgctgctgctactgacAGGCCTGACCTACG GTGCCTGGAATTTCTACCCCTACGGCCTGCACACGGTCCACCCCACCTTGGTTTCCTGGTGGGCAGCGAAGGGCAGCAGCCAGCAGCATGAGGTGTGGGAGCCCAGAGACGCCCCACATTCCCAG GCTGAGCAGCGCATTCTGTCTCGGGTGCACTCCCTGGAGCGGCGCCTGGAAGCCCTTGCCGCCGAGTTTTCCTCCGCGTGGCAGAAGGAGGCCATGCGCCTGGAACGCCTGGAGCTGCGGCAGGGGGCTGCCGGCGAGGGCGGGGGCCGCGGCCTGAGCCAGGAGGACACGCTGGAGCTCCTGGAGGGGCTGGTGAGCCGCCGAGAGGCCGCCCTGAAGGAGGACCTCCGCAGGGACACCGCGGCCCGGATCCAG GAAGAGCTGGTCTCCCTGAGGGCAGAGCACCAGCAGGACGCGGAAGACCTCTTCAAGAAGATTGTCCGGGCCTCCCAG GAGTCTGAGGACCGACTCCAGCAGCTGAAGTCCGAGTGGCACAG GATGACCCAGGAGTCCTTCCGGGAGAACTCCATGAAGGAGCTGGGGCGGCTGGAGGGCCAGCTGGCAGGCCTGCGCCAGGAGCTGGCAGCCCTGGCCCTGAAGCAGAGCTCGGTGGCGGACCAAGTAGGCCTCCTGCCGCAGCAGCTCCAGGCCGTGCGGGATGAC GTGGAGTCCCAGTTCCCTGCCTGGGTCAGTCAGTTCCTTCTCCAAGGTGGGGGGGCCCGCTCGGGGCTCCTTCAGCGAGAGGAGATGCAGGCTCGGCTGCAGGAGCTGGAGGGCAAGATCCTCAGCCACGTGGCTGAGATGCAGGGCAAGTTGGCGAGGGAGGCGGTGGCCAGCGTGGGGCTGAGGCTGCAGAAGGAAGGCGTGATCGGGGTGACAGAGGAG GAGGTGCACCGCATCGTGAACCAGGCTCTGAAGCGCTACAGTGAGGACCGCATCGGGATGGTGGACTATGCGCTGGAGTCCGGAG GGGCCAGTGTGATCAGCACCCGATGTTCCGAGACCTATGAGACCAAGACGGCCCTCCTCAGCCTCTTCGGCATCCCCCTGTGGTACCACTCCCAGTCGCCCCGCGTCATCCTCCAG CCAGATGTGCACCCAGGCAACTGCTGGGCCTTCCAGGGGCCCCAGGGCTTTGCCGTGGTCCGCCTCTCTGCCCGCATCCGCCCCACTGCTGTCACCTTAGAGCATGTGCCCAAGTCCTTGTCACCCAATAGCACCATCTCCAGTGCCCCGAAGGACTTTGCTGTCTTT GGGTTTGATGAAGACCTGCAGCAGGAGGGGACGCCTCTTGGCCAGTTCACCTACAACCAGGACGGGGAGCCCATCCAGACATTCTATTTTCAG GACCCCAAAATGGCCACATACCAGGTGGTGGAGCTGCGGATCCTGACTAACTGGGGCCACCCTGAGTACACCTGCATCTACCGCTTCAGGGTGCACGGGGAGCCCGCCCACTAG
- the SUN2 gene encoding SUN domain-containing protein 2 isoform X2, with protein sequence MSRRSQRLTRYSQGDDDGGSSSGGSSVAGSQSTLFKDSPFRTVKRKPSSTKRLSPAPQLGPSDTHTYYSESVVRESYYGSPRAASLARSSILDDQLHSDAYWSEDLPVRRRRGTGDTESSKINGLVRAKLSEDFPGSSSGYSSEDDYVGYSQAAQQGSGSRLRGAVSRAGSFLWTVVTFPGRLFGLLYWWVGTTWYRLTTAASLLDVFVLTRRFSSLRTFLWFLLLLLLLTGLTYGAWNFYPYGLHTVHPTLVSWWAAKGSSQQHEVWEPRDAPHSQRILSRVHSLERRLEALAAEFSSAWQKEAMRLERLELRQGAAGEGGGRGLSQEDTLELLEGLVSRREAALKEDLRRDTAARIQEELVSLRAEHQQDAEDLFKKIVRASQESEDRLQQLKSEWHRMTQESFRENSMKELGRLEGQLAGLRQELAALALKQSSVADQVGLLPQQLQAVRDDVESQFPAWVSQFLLQGGGARSGLLQREEMQARLQELEGKILSHVAEMQGKLAREAVASVGLRLQKEGVIGVTEEEVHRIVNQALKRYSEDRIGMVDYALESGGASVISTRCSETYETKTALLSLFGIPLWYHSQSPRVILQPDVHPGNCWAFQGPQGFAVVRLSARIRPTAVTLEHVPKSLSPNSTISSAPKDFAVFGFDEDLQQEGTPLGQFTYNQDGEPIQTFYFQDPKMATYQVVELRILTNWGHPEYTCIYRFRVHGEPAH encoded by the exons ATGTCTCGTCGAAGCCAGCGCCTCACCCGCTACTCCCAGGGGGACGATGAcggcggcagcagcagtggcgggagctcAGTGGCGGGGAGCCAGAGCACCCTGTTTAAGGACAGTCCTTTCCG GACCGTGAAGAGGAAACCCAGCAGCACGAAGCGCCTCTCCCCGGCGCCCCAGCTGGGCCCCTCGGACACACACACCTACTACAGCGAGTCCGTGGTCAGGGAGTCCTACTACGGCAGCCCCCGGGCCGCCTCCCTGGCCCGGAGCTCCATCCTCGATGACCAGCTGCACAGTGACGCCTACTGGA GTGAGGACCTGCCGGTGAGGCGGAGGAGAGGCACCGGGGACACTGAGAGCAGCAAAATCAATGGGCTGGTGCGGGCCAAGCTCTCCGAGGACTTCCCGGGGTCCTCCTCCGGTTACTCCTCTGAGGACGACTACGTAG GGTACTCACAGGCGGCCCAGCAGGGCTCCGGCTCACGGCTGAGGGGCGCGGTCTCGCGGGCAGGCTCTTTCCTCTGGACGGTGGTCACCTTcccag GCCGGCTCTTTGGACTCCTCTACTGGTGGGTCGGCACCACCTGGTACCGCCTGACGACGGCTGCCTCCCTCCTCGACGTCTTCGTTCTAACCAG GCGCTTCTCGTCCCTGAGGACGTTCCTGTGGTtcctcttgctgctgctgctactgacAGGCCTGACCTACG GTGCCTGGAATTTCTACCCCTACGGCCTGCACACGGTCCACCCCACCTTGGTTTCCTGGTGGGCAGCGAAGGGCAGCAGCCAGCAGCATGAGGTGTGGGAGCCCAGAGACGCCCCACATTCCCAG CGCATTCTGTCTCGGGTGCACTCCCTGGAGCGGCGCCTGGAAGCCCTTGCCGCCGAGTTTTCCTCCGCGTGGCAGAAGGAGGCCATGCGCCTGGAACGCCTGGAGCTGCGGCAGGGGGCTGCCGGCGAGGGCGGGGGCCGCGGCCTGAGCCAGGAGGACACGCTGGAGCTCCTGGAGGGGCTGGTGAGCCGCCGAGAGGCCGCCCTGAAGGAGGACCTCCGCAGGGACACCGCGGCCCGGATCCAG GAAGAGCTGGTCTCCCTGAGGGCAGAGCACCAGCAGGACGCGGAAGACCTCTTCAAGAAGATTGTCCGGGCCTCCCAG GAGTCTGAGGACCGACTCCAGCAGCTGAAGTCCGAGTGGCACAG GATGACCCAGGAGTCCTTCCGGGAGAACTCCATGAAGGAGCTGGGGCGGCTGGAGGGCCAGCTGGCAGGCCTGCGCCAGGAGCTGGCAGCCCTGGCCCTGAAGCAGAGCTCGGTGGCGGACCAAGTAGGCCTCCTGCCGCAGCAGCTCCAGGCCGTGCGGGATGAC GTGGAGTCCCAGTTCCCTGCCTGGGTCAGTCAGTTCCTTCTCCAAGGTGGGGGGGCCCGCTCGGGGCTCCTTCAGCGAGAGGAGATGCAGGCTCGGCTGCAGGAGCTGGAGGGCAAGATCCTCAGCCACGTGGCTGAGATGCAGGGCAAGTTGGCGAGGGAGGCGGTGGCCAGCGTGGGGCTGAGGCTGCAGAAGGAAGGCGTGATCGGGGTGACAGAGGAG GAGGTGCACCGCATCGTGAACCAGGCTCTGAAGCGCTACAGTGAGGACCGCATCGGGATGGTGGACTATGCGCTGGAGTCCGGAG GGGCCAGTGTGATCAGCACCCGATGTTCCGAGACCTATGAGACCAAGACGGCCCTCCTCAGCCTCTTCGGCATCCCCCTGTGGTACCACTCCCAGTCGCCCCGCGTCATCCTCCAG CCAGATGTGCACCCAGGCAACTGCTGGGCCTTCCAGGGGCCCCAGGGCTTTGCCGTGGTCCGCCTCTCTGCCCGCATCCGCCCCACTGCTGTCACCTTAGAGCATGTGCCCAAGTCCTTGTCACCCAATAGCACCATCTCCAGTGCCCCGAAGGACTTTGCTGTCTTT GGGTTTGATGAAGACCTGCAGCAGGAGGGGACGCCTCTTGGCCAGTTCACCTACAACCAGGACGGGGAGCCCATCCAGACATTCTATTTTCAG GACCCCAAAATGGCCACATACCAGGTGGTGGAGCTGCGGATCCTGACTAACTGGGGCCACCCTGAGTACACCTGCATCTACCGCTTCAGGGTGCACGGGGAGCCCGCCCACTAG
- the GTPBP1 gene encoding GTP-binding protein 1 isoform X1, which translates to MAAERSRSPMDSPVPASMFAPEPSSPGAARAAAAAARLHDGFDSDCSEDGEALNGEPELDLTNKLVLVSPTSEQYDSLLRQMWERMDEGCGETIYVIGQGSDGTEYGLSEADMEASYATVKSMAEQIEADVILLRERQEAGGRVRDYLVRKRVGDNDFLEVRVAVVGNVDAGKSTLLGVLTHGELDNGRGFARQKLFRHKHEIESGRTSSVGNDILGFDSEGNVVNKPDSHGGSLEWTKICEKSTKVITFIDLAGHEKYLKTTVFGMTGHLPDFCMLMVGSNAGIVGMTKEHLGLALALNVPVFVVVTKIDMCPANILQETLKLLQRLLKSPGCRKIPVLVQSKDDVIVTASNFSSERMCPIFQISNVTGENLDLLKMFLNLLSPRTSYREEEPAEFQIDDTYSVPGVGTVVSGTTLRGLIKLNDTLLLGPDPLGNFLSIAVKSIHRKRMPVKEVRGGQTASFALKKIKRSSIRKGMVMVSPRLNPQASWEFEAEILVLHHPTTISPRYQAMVHCGSIRQTATILSMDKDCLRTGDKATVHFRFIKTPEYLHIDQRLVFREGRTKAVGTITKLLQTTNNSPMNSKPQQIKMQSTKKGPLTKREDGGPPGGPAVGVPPPGDEAGSLGAAQSAASSSLQPTLKPSSGGRRRGGQRHKVKNQGACLTPASGC; encoded by the exons ATGGCGGCGGAGCGGAGTCGCTCTCCGATGGACTCGCCGGTCCCGGCCTCTATGTTCGCCCCCGAGCCCAGCTCCCCGGGGGCGGCCAGGGCTGCGGCGGCTGCCGCCCGGCTCCACGACGGCTTCGACTCGGACTGCAGCGAGGACGGCGAGGCGCTCAATGGCGAGCCGGAGCTGGACCTCACCAACAAG CTGGTTCTAGTGAGCCCTACGTCAGAGCAGTATGACAGCCTACTTCGGCAGATGTGGGAGAGGATGGACGAGGGATGCGGAGAGACCATATATGTCATTGGGCAGGGATCAG ATGGGACTGAGTACGGGCTGAGTGAAGCGGACATGGAGGCCTCCTACGCCACAGTGAAAAGCATGGCCGAGCAGATAGAGGCCGACGTCATCCTCCTGCGGGAACGGCAGGAAGCGGGGGGCCGCGTGCGTGATTACCTGGTCCGGAAGCGAGTGGGAGACAATGACTTCCTGGAGGTCAG GGTAGCGGTAGTGGGCAACGTGGATGCTGGCAAAAGCACGCTTCTGGGGGTCCTGACACACGGGGAGCTGGACAATGGCCGAGGCTTTGCCCGCCAGAAACTCTTCCGCCACAAACATGAGATCGAATCTGGTCGCACCAGCAGTGTGGGCAACGACATTCTGGGCTTTGACAGCGAAGGCAATGTGGTGAACAAGCCAGACAGCCACGGTGGCAGCCTGGAGTGGACGAAGATTTGTGAGAAATCCACTAAAGTGATCACCTTCATTGACTTGGCTGGCCACGAGAAATACCTGAAGACCACGGTGTTCGGCATGACGGGCCACCTGCCTGACTTCTGCATGCTCATG gtgggcagcaaTGCTGGCATCGTGGGGATGACCAAGGAGCACCTGGGCTTGGCATTGGCACTCAATGTGCCTGTTTTTGTGGTGGTCACCAAGATTGATATGTGTCCTGCTAACATCTTGCAAG AAACCCTGAAGCTGTTACAGCGCCTGCTGAAGTCGCCAGGCTGCCGGAAGATCCCTGTGCTGgtgcagagcaaggatgatgtgATCGTTACCGCCTCCAACTTCAGCTCCGAGAG GATGTGCCCGATATTCCAGATCTCCAACGTCACAGGCGAGAACCTAGATCTGCTGAAGATGTTCCTCAACCTCCTGTCCCCCCGCACCAGCTACCGGGAGGAGGAGCCGGCGGAGTTTCAGATTGACGACACTTACTCTGTGCCG GGTGTGGGGACGGTGGTGTCAGGGACAACACTCAGGGGCCTGATCAAGCTGAATGACACGCTGCTGCTGGGCCCGGATCCTCTGGGGAACTTCCTGTCCATCGCCGTGAAGTCCATCCACCGCAAGCGCATGCCTGTCAAGGAGGTGCGGGGCGGCCAGACAGCCTCCTTTGCGCTAAAGAAG ATTAAGCGCTCATCCATCCGGAAGGGCATGGTGATGGTTTCCCCGCGTTTGAATCCCCAAGCATCCTGGGAATTTGAGGCCGAGATCCTTGTCCTCCACCACCCCACCACGATTAGCCCACGCTACCAGGCCATGG TGCACTGCGGGAGCATCAGGCAGACGGCCACCATTCTGAGCATGGACAAGGACTGTCTACGCACTGGGGACAAGGCCACGGTGCACTTCCGCTTTATCAAGACCCCCGAGTACCTGCACATAGACCAGCGGCTGGTGTTCCGGGAAGGCCGCACCAAGGCCGTGGGCACCATCACCAAG ctcctccaaACCACCAACAACTCCCCAATGAACTCCAAGCCTCAGCAGATTAAAATGCAGTCAACGAAAAAAGGCCCCCTGACCAAACGAGAAGATGGGGGCCCCCCTGGAGGGCCGGCCGTAGGGGTGCCTCCCCCTGGAGACGAAGCGGGCTCTCTGGGGGCTGCACAGTCAGCTGCATCCAGCAGTCTCCAGCCAACG CTCAAGCCCAGCAGTGGGGGCCGGCGACGAGGGGGCCAGCGTCACAAGGTGAAGAACCAGGGGGCCTGCCTGACTCCTGCCAGTGGCTGCTGA
- the GTPBP1 gene encoding GTP-binding protein 1 isoform X2 codes for MWERMDEGCGETIYVIGQGSDGTEYGLSEADMEASYATVKSMAEQIEADVILLRERQEAGGRVRDYLVRKRVGDNDFLEVRVAVVGNVDAGKSTLLGVLTHGELDNGRGFARQKLFRHKHEIESGRTSSVGNDILGFDSEGNVVNKPDSHGGSLEWTKICEKSTKVITFIDLAGHEKYLKTTVFGMTGHLPDFCMLMVGSNAGIVGMTKEHLGLALALNVPVFVVVTKIDMCPANILQETLKLLQRLLKSPGCRKIPVLVQSKDDVIVTASNFSSERMCPIFQISNVTGENLDLLKMFLNLLSPRTSYREEEPAEFQIDDTYSVPGVGTVVSGTTLRGLIKLNDTLLLGPDPLGNFLSIAVKSIHRKRMPVKEVRGGQTASFALKKIKRSSIRKGMVMVSPRLNPQASWEFEAEILVLHHPTTISPRYQAMVHCGSIRQTATILSMDKDCLRTGDKATVHFRFIKTPEYLHIDQRLVFREGRTKAVGTITKLLQTTNNSPMNSKPQQIKMQSTKKGPLTKREDGGPPGGPAVGVPPPGDEAGSLGAAQSAASSSLQPTLKPSSGGRRRGGQRHKVKNQGACLTPASGC; via the exons ATGTGGGAGAGGATGGACGAGGGATGCGGAGAGACCATATATGTCATTGGGCAGGGATCAG ATGGGACTGAGTACGGGCTGAGTGAAGCGGACATGGAGGCCTCCTACGCCACAGTGAAAAGCATGGCCGAGCAGATAGAGGCCGACGTCATCCTCCTGCGGGAACGGCAGGAAGCGGGGGGCCGCGTGCGTGATTACCTGGTCCGGAAGCGAGTGGGAGACAATGACTTCCTGGAGGTCAG GGTAGCGGTAGTGGGCAACGTGGATGCTGGCAAAAGCACGCTTCTGGGGGTCCTGACACACGGGGAGCTGGACAATGGCCGAGGCTTTGCCCGCCAGAAACTCTTCCGCCACAAACATGAGATCGAATCTGGTCGCACCAGCAGTGTGGGCAACGACATTCTGGGCTTTGACAGCGAAGGCAATGTGGTGAACAAGCCAGACAGCCACGGTGGCAGCCTGGAGTGGACGAAGATTTGTGAGAAATCCACTAAAGTGATCACCTTCATTGACTTGGCTGGCCACGAGAAATACCTGAAGACCACGGTGTTCGGCATGACGGGCCACCTGCCTGACTTCTGCATGCTCATG gtgggcagcaaTGCTGGCATCGTGGGGATGACCAAGGAGCACCTGGGCTTGGCATTGGCACTCAATGTGCCTGTTTTTGTGGTGGTCACCAAGATTGATATGTGTCCTGCTAACATCTTGCAAG AAACCCTGAAGCTGTTACAGCGCCTGCTGAAGTCGCCAGGCTGCCGGAAGATCCCTGTGCTGgtgcagagcaaggatgatgtgATCGTTACCGCCTCCAACTTCAGCTCCGAGAG GATGTGCCCGATATTCCAGATCTCCAACGTCACAGGCGAGAACCTAGATCTGCTGAAGATGTTCCTCAACCTCCTGTCCCCCCGCACCAGCTACCGGGAGGAGGAGCCGGCGGAGTTTCAGATTGACGACACTTACTCTGTGCCG GGTGTGGGGACGGTGGTGTCAGGGACAACACTCAGGGGCCTGATCAAGCTGAATGACACGCTGCTGCTGGGCCCGGATCCTCTGGGGAACTTCCTGTCCATCGCCGTGAAGTCCATCCACCGCAAGCGCATGCCTGTCAAGGAGGTGCGGGGCGGCCAGACAGCCTCCTTTGCGCTAAAGAAG ATTAAGCGCTCATCCATCCGGAAGGGCATGGTGATGGTTTCCCCGCGTTTGAATCCCCAAGCATCCTGGGAATTTGAGGCCGAGATCCTTGTCCTCCACCACCCCACCACGATTAGCCCACGCTACCAGGCCATGG TGCACTGCGGGAGCATCAGGCAGACGGCCACCATTCTGAGCATGGACAAGGACTGTCTACGCACTGGGGACAAGGCCACGGTGCACTTCCGCTTTATCAAGACCCCCGAGTACCTGCACATAGACCAGCGGCTGGTGTTCCGGGAAGGCCGCACCAAGGCCGTGGGCACCATCACCAAG ctcctccaaACCACCAACAACTCCCCAATGAACTCCAAGCCTCAGCAGATTAAAATGCAGTCAACGAAAAAAGGCCCCCTGACCAAACGAGAAGATGGGGGCCCCCCTGGAGGGCCGGCCGTAGGGGTGCCTCCCCCTGGAGACGAAGCGGGCTCTCTGGGGGCTGCACAGTCAGCTGCATCCAGCAGTCTCCAGCCAACG CTCAAGCCCAGCAGTGGGGGCCGGCGACGAGGGGGCCAGCGTCACAAGGTGAAGAACCAGGGGGCCTGCCTGACTCCTGCCAGTGGCTGCTGA